The genomic segment GTGTGTACAGGTTGGTGACGGCGTTCGACCATTCCTGAAATTTCATTTGATCAACGTACGAAGGATCCCTGCCGTTTCTTCTCATGGCGGCCCGTATCATCTCACGTTCTATCTCGATATCTTCCTCGGAGCGTCTTTGTCTTTCGAAGTGAGGGTGTATTTCCCATTCCACTTCACCTTCGGTGGAGAAGCAGATGAGAGTGTACTCTTCCGTACTCAGAGGGGAAGCGATTACCCGGCCGTCCTGAAGTGTACAGAAATTAATCCCCGTTTCCTGAAATACTTTTCTCGGGTTCTGCTGATCGAAGTCAGAAGATCTCTCGAGGTAGCTGAATGATGTCTCGGTTTCCCCTGGTTCCCATCTGTTCAGCGAGTTGCACAGGCTGCCGGTCTCCTGGTCAAAAACAAAACTTCTGCCTACAATACCTCCATCGATCTGTATTTCCGGACTCTCCGGGGGGCGCGGGGTAAAACCAGCGAGTTCGTGGGTATAACTCAGAAGAGAATCGTAAAATATCAGTTTGCCCCCCATTGCGTCGGCGACCATTATACCCCCTGACCTGGTGGAAGATATACCGGTTGGAGCCGTGTATTCGCCCGGCCCCTGTCCTTCTGAGCCGCCGCGCCGGATGAACATTCCGTCCGGAGAATACATCAGAAGCTTCATCTTTGAGATATCCCCTACAACGATATTGCCCAGCGAAGTAAACTCCAGCGCTCTGGGTATTCCGAAAACATAATTCGAATCTCCCATCTCGATACCTATCGAATCAAAAGGGACAAGTTCGCGTTCTGTACGATGAGCTTCGGTTACTTCCGTATCGTAAGGCGCGTTACGATCACATCCTGACAGAGTTGCTATGATCATGAAAACCATGAAGATTATTCTGAGAATTACCATGCTTGACTCCTCTGTGATACAGGCGCTGATTATTCAATTCAATTTAAGCATATACTATCTCGCGGACAAGCCCTGCCGCTCCGGAAAAAGTGACTATGTTTCGATATCTGTGTAGAATTGAAATCGGC from the Candidatus Aegiribacteria sp. genome contains:
- a CDS encoding 6-bladed beta-propeller, which translates into the protein MVILRIIFMVFMIIATLSGCDRNAPYDTEVTEAHRTERELVPFDSIGIEMGDSNYVFGIPRALEFTSLGNIVVGDISKMKLLMYSPDGMFIRRGGSEGQGPGEYTAPTGISSTRSGGIMVADAMGGKLIFYDSLLSYTHELAGFTPRPPESPEIQIDGGIVGRSFVFDQETGSLCNSLNRWEPGETETSFSYLERSSDFDQQNPRKVFQETGINFCTLQDGRVIASPLSTEEYTLICFSTEGEVEWEIHPHFERQRRSEEDIEIEREMIRAAMRRNGRDPSYVDQMKFQEWSNAVTNLYTQGNRIWARRGGSLEPLFDIYSTDGEYLYSCSVPSLPYGSSIGFAISPYSSNILAYMANPEDYSRIWMLREEDRITGESFEDTSEVY